In a genomic window of Polycladomyces abyssicola:
- a CDS encoding proline--tRNA ligase produces the protein MRQKTALIPTLREVSEAAEMVSHRLMLRAGLIRQLAAGVYTYMPLAYRVLRKVEQIVREEMDRTGAQELLLPAMHPAELWQETGRYETYGPELVKLKDRHEREFVLGPTHEEVITDLVRHFINSYKRLPMTLYQIQTKFRDERRPRSGLLRGREFIMKDAYSFHTDRESLDETYQAMYDAYVNVFTRCGLDFRAVEADAGAIGGKGTHEFMVLADSGEDTIALCNECDYAANIEMAEVVFNEPAEVTRGEQQPEKVATPKASTIEEVTKVLGVKPDQVIKSILFVADKEPVLVLVRGDHEVNEVKVKNVLNASICELADEATVRRVTGAPVGFAGPVGLKEKVKILADRAVKVMPEAVVGANEADAHLIHVVPDRDFQVDLYADLRNIQEGDVCPRCGGSIRFARGIEVGHVFKLGTRYSEVMRGTFLDKQGREQPYIMGCYGIGISRTVAAVVEQHHDENGIIWPSSIAPFQIHLIAVNMKNEDQARTAEQLYEALTQAGYEVLFDDREERAGVKFKDADLIGIPLRITVGAKVSEGLVEYKFRRSGESGELAVQEVLEQLPELLKRVDQPAS, from the coding sequence ATGAGGCAAAAAACAGCTTTGATACCTACCTTGCGTGAAGTTTCCGAAGCGGCGGAGATGGTCAGCCATCGTCTGATGCTCCGGGCTGGTCTGATCCGCCAACTTGCGGCGGGGGTTTACACCTACATGCCGCTGGCGTATCGCGTGCTGAGAAAAGTGGAACAGATCGTGCGCGAAGAGATGGATCGGACGGGTGCGCAGGAGTTGTTGTTGCCAGCAATGCATCCGGCCGAACTTTGGCAGGAAACCGGTCGGTACGAAACCTACGGACCGGAACTCGTCAAGCTGAAAGACCGTCACGAGCGGGAGTTCGTCTTGGGACCGACCCATGAAGAAGTGATCACCGATTTGGTCCGTCACTTCATCAACTCCTATAAACGGCTGCCGATGACGCTGTATCAGATCCAGACCAAATTCCGCGACGAGCGCCGGCCGCGTTCCGGTTTGTTGCGCGGTCGGGAATTTATCATGAAAGATGCCTACTCTTTCCACACGGACCGGGAGAGTCTGGACGAGACCTACCAGGCGATGTACGATGCCTATGTCAATGTATTCACCCGTTGCGGATTGGATTTCCGAGCGGTGGAAGCGGACGCCGGTGCCATCGGAGGAAAGGGGACGCACGAGTTTATGGTGTTGGCCGACTCCGGTGAGGATACGATTGCGCTCTGCAATGAATGCGACTATGCGGCCAACATCGAAATGGCCGAGGTGGTGTTCAACGAACCGGCGGAAGTGACGCGCGGAGAGCAGCAGCCGGAGAAGGTGGCCACACCAAAAGCGTCCACCATTGAAGAAGTGACGAAAGTATTGGGCGTCAAACCGGATCAGGTGATCAAAAGCATCTTGTTTGTCGCGGACAAGGAGCCGGTGCTGGTTTTGGTTCGCGGCGACCATGAAGTGAACGAAGTCAAGGTGAAGAACGTGTTGAATGCCTCGATCTGCGAGTTGGCTGACGAGGCGACCGTTCGTCGCGTGACGGGGGCACCGGTCGGTTTTGCCGGGCCGGTCGGCTTGAAGGAAAAAGTGAAAATCCTTGCCGACCGGGCTGTCAAAGTGATGCCGGAAGCAGTGGTCGGTGCCAACGAAGCCGACGCGCACTTGATTCATGTGGTGCCGGATCGGGATTTCCAGGTGGATCTGTATGCCGACTTGCGCAACATCCAGGAGGGCGATGTCTGCCCGCGTTGCGGCGGCTCCATCCGGTTCGCCCGTGGCATCGAAGTGGGGCACGTGTTTAAGCTGGGCACCCGCTACAGCGAAGTGATGCGCGGGACGTTCCTGGACAAGCAAGGTCGGGAGCAACCGTATATTATGGGTTGTTACGGCATCGGCATCTCCCGGACGGTGGCGGCTGTCGTCGAGCAACACCACGACGAAAACGGGATCATCTGGCCTTCCAGCATCGCCCCGTTCCAAATTCACCTGATCGCTGTCAATATGAAAAACGAGGATCAGGCGCGTACGGCCGAACAATTGTACGAAGCGCTGACCCAAGCCGGATACGAGGTATTGTTTGACGACCGGGAGGAACGAGCCGGCGTGAAGTTCAAAGACGCCGACCTGATCGGTATTCCTCTCCGGATCACGGTGGGTGCCAAAGTCTCGGAGGGATTGGTAGAATACAAATTCCGCCGGTCCGGGGAAAGTGGCGAGTTGGCGGTGCAGGAAGTGTTGGAGCAACTGCCGGAGTTGCTCAAACGCGTGGATCAACCCGCGTCGTAA
- the rseP gene encoding RIP metalloprotease RseP has product MQTILSFVIVLSVLVFIHELGHFLFAKRAGILVREFAIGFGPKIFSRWKGETQYSIRALPLGGFVRMAGEDPEIVEMQTGSEVAVELDDQNRVTGFFFPKHPKYQSLPVKGKVTGMDLEKDLFVRLETEDGRALRYDVHPQAFLYRDQKDKTQIAPLDRQFSSKTLGQRALTILAGPVFNIVLATVLFMVLVKLTGVESKVIQDVVPGSPAAEAGLKSGDVIRAVDGQTIRDGDDLREKVQQSQGQPMLITVQRGDQVFQTKVKPIWNPQIKQYLMNVRLKQQPATATEVVVKGAKETVMWTNRIFEGFGQLITGKIGIQALGGPVQIASITGQAAEAGFLALIRWTALLSLYLGVFNLLPIPALDGSRLVFIGLEALRGRPVDPNKESMVHFVGFALLMVLMLAVTYNDIMKVFFSQR; this is encoded by the coding sequence ATGCAAACCATCTTGTCATTTGTCATCGTGTTGAGCGTTTTGGTGTTCATTCATGAATTGGGACATTTCCTCTTTGCCAAACGGGCGGGAATCTTGGTAAGGGAGTTCGCCATCGGGTTCGGTCCCAAGATTTTCTCTCGTTGGAAAGGGGAAACCCAGTATTCGATCCGCGCATTACCGTTGGGTGGCTTTGTACGGATGGCGGGGGAAGACCCGGAAATCGTCGAGATGCAGACGGGATCCGAAGTGGCGGTGGAATTGGATGATCAGAATCGTGTGACGGGATTCTTTTTCCCAAAACATCCGAAGTACCAGTCCCTGCCCGTTAAAGGGAAAGTAACGGGAATGGATTTGGAGAAGGACTTGTTCGTCCGTCTGGAGACGGAAGATGGTCGTGCCTTACGATATGACGTTCATCCGCAAGCCTTTCTGTACCGCGATCAAAAGGATAAAACACAGATCGCTCCTTTGGACCGGCAATTCAGTTCCAAAACACTGGGGCAGCGTGCGCTGACGATTTTGGCAGGACCCGTTTTCAACATCGTATTGGCCACTGTGTTGTTCATGGTCTTGGTTAAACTGACCGGTGTTGAATCCAAGGTGATTCAAGATGTGGTACCCGGTTCACCTGCAGCCGAGGCTGGGTTAAAATCAGGAGATGTGATTCGTGCCGTGGACGGTCAAACGATCCGTGACGGTGACGACTTACGGGAAAAGGTGCAGCAATCACAGGGGCAACCGATGTTGATCACGGTACAGCGTGGGGACCAGGTTTTTCAAACCAAGGTGAAACCGATTTGGAACCCGCAAATCAAACAGTATCTCATGAATGTACGCTTGAAGCAGCAACCGGCCACCGCCACAGAAGTGGTGGTGAAGGGGGCAAAGGAGACCGTCATGTGGACGAACCGGATCTTTGAAGGGTTCGGCCAATTGATCACAGGCAAAATTGGCATCCAGGCCCTGGGAGGTCCGGTGCAGATTGCCTCCATCACCGGACAGGCTGCCGAAGCGGGTTTCCTCGCCTTGATCAGGTGGACGGCTTTGCTCAGCCTGTATCTCGGCGTGTTTAATCTGTTGCCCATTCCGGCTTTGGACGGAAGCCGACTGGTGTTTATCGGCTTGGAGGCTTTGCGTGGACGGCCGGTGGATCCGAACAAGGAGAGCATGGTTCACTTTGTCGGATTCGCTTTGCTGATGGTACTGATGTTGGCAGTGACGTACAACGACATCATGAAAGTGTTTTTCAGTCAACGTTGA
- a CDS encoding 1-deoxy-D-xylulose-5-phosphate reductoisomerase produces MRHLAILGSTGSIGTNTLAVAAEHPDQFEVVALAAGTNVEEMVRQVNRFRPRLVSMATKEAAEAVRSRVDAGVKVMWGDEGVLSVATHPDADYVVSALVGSRGLRPTLAAIEAGKAIGLANKETLVTAGHIVKKAAERAGVTIYPIDSEHSAIFQCLNGERHKDVHRIILTASGGAFRDWTREQLAEATPEAALKHPNWSMGAKVTIDSATMMNKGLEVIEAHWLFDLPYDRIEVVIHPESIIHSMVEFVDGAVMAQLGTPDMRVPIQYALTYPKRLSLSTKRLDWIELGSLHFRRADFDRYPCLRMAYEAGRIGGTMPTVLNAANEVAVERFLAREISFLEMEKVIERVMERHQPITEPSLEAIDEADRWARSVAYDDRVCV; encoded by the coding sequence ATGAGACATCTGGCCATTCTCGGTTCCACAGGTTCCATCGGCACCAATACGCTGGCTGTGGCGGCGGAGCACCCTGATCAATTTGAAGTCGTGGCGCTGGCGGCCGGAACCAATGTGGAAGAGATGGTGCGACAAGTGAACCGTTTTCGCCCCCGCCTGGTGTCCATGGCGACGAAAGAAGCGGCTGAGGCGGTGCGGAGCCGGGTGGACGCCGGGGTGAAAGTGATGTGGGGAGATGAAGGTGTGTTGTCGGTGGCCACCCATCCCGATGCCGATTATGTTGTGTCCGCTTTGGTCGGCAGTCGCGGTTTGCGCCCGACATTGGCGGCGATCGAAGCGGGTAAGGCCATCGGGCTGGCCAACAAGGAAACGCTGGTGACGGCGGGGCATATCGTCAAAAAGGCGGCAGAACGCGCAGGTGTCACCATCTATCCGATCGACAGCGAACACTCGGCCATATTCCAATGTTTGAATGGGGAACGTCACAAGGATGTTCACCGAATCATCTTGACGGCTTCCGGCGGGGCGTTTCGGGATTGGACACGCGAGCAATTGGCCGAAGCGACTCCGGAGGCAGCACTGAAACACCCCAATTGGTCAATGGGAGCCAAGGTCACCATCGATTCCGCCACCATGATGAACAAAGGGTTGGAAGTGATTGAGGCGCATTGGCTGTTCGATCTTCCGTATGACCGGATCGAAGTGGTCATTCACCCGGAGAGTATCATCCACTCGATGGTGGAGTTTGTCGACGGTGCCGTGATGGCACAATTGGGAACGCCGGATATGCGCGTACCCATTCAATACGCGCTCACGTACCCGAAACGACTTTCGCTCAGCACGAAACGATTGGATTGGATCGAGTTGGGCAGTCTTCATTTCCGCCGGGCGGATTTTGACCGGTATCCTTGTTTGAGAATGGCATATGAGGCGGGACGAATCGGCGGTACAATGCCCACCGTTCTCAATGCCGCCAACGAAGTGGCTGTCGAACGCTTTTTGGCGAGGGAGATATCCTTCCTGGAAATGGAGAAGGTCATCGAGCGGGTGATGGAACGGCACCAACCCATCACTGAACCTTCGTTGGAAGCGATCGATGAGGCAGACCGATGGGCGAGAAGCGTCGCCTACGATGACCGGGTATGCGTGTAA
- a CDS encoding phosphatidate cytidylyltransferase produces MKQRVITGVLGAAGFLFLLWMGGWWYTGLVGLLATVGYAEYCRMNRVKWNSLQAAIGFMVVWLLFLSGLFSAVAHPYAGVFHSPENILIGLILYFLLTVWTKNRVNIHETAYLLVGALYIGFGFTFMMQFIWRPDGWAWTLLVLLITWTNDSGAYFVGKQYGRRRLWPAISPNKTVEGSIGGIIFSVLMGVAAGWILPIDAKPLALLGISLLVAVTGQLGDLVESAWKRTTGVKDSGMLLPGHGGVLDRFDSLLFSLIVLKVCHLI; encoded by the coding sequence ATGAAGCAACGTGTGATCACGGGGGTGTTGGGCGCCGCGGGATTTCTTTTCCTTCTGTGGATGGGCGGTTGGTGGTACACCGGACTGGTCGGCCTGCTGGCCACGGTGGGATATGCGGAATACTGCCGGATGAACCGTGTAAAGTGGAACAGCCTGCAAGCGGCCATAGGCTTTATGGTCGTCTGGCTCCTGTTTTTGTCCGGATTGTTCTCGGCTGTGGCCCACCCGTACGCGGGTGTTTTCCATTCACCCGAAAACATATTGATCGGTCTCATACTCTATTTTCTGCTGACCGTGTGGACCAAAAACCGCGTCAACATTCATGAGACCGCCTATCTGCTGGTTGGTGCGCTATACATAGGTTTTGGTTTTACGTTTATGATGCAGTTTATTTGGCGACCTGATGGGTGGGCATGGACGCTGTTGGTTCTGTTGATTACATGGACCAATGACTCGGGTGCCTATTTTGTCGGGAAACAGTATGGCCGGCGCAGACTGTGGCCGGCCATCAGTCCCAACAAAACCGTAGAAGGCTCCATCGGCGGCATCATTTTCTCGGTTTTGATGGGTGTGGCCGCCGGATGGATTTTGCCCATCGATGCCAAACCACTGGCGCTGTTGGGCATCAGCCTGCTCGTCGCAGTGACGGGCCAGTTGGGTGATTTGGTCGAATCGGCGTGGAAACGTACAACAGGGGTAAAGGATTCCGGTATGTTGCTACCGGGGCACGGCGGCGTATTGGACCGATTCGACAGCTTGCTGTTCAGTTTGATTGTGCTCAAAGTATGTCACCTGATTTGA
- a CDS encoding isoprenyl transferase, producing MIQTLKQWLTGYTEDTKPKDEDRLHALKKGPIPRHVAVIMDGNGRWAKKRGLPRIAGHREGMKTVREIVRAADDLGIQSLTLYSFSTENWKRPKEEVEYLMKLPEEFLKTDLEDLKRRNVRVKMLGQEEDLPPHTQRAMRTFQEETKENTGLTLNLALNYGSRTEIVMALKRIIEDVETGKMDKDEVDEQTVDRYLYTAGQPDPDLIIRTSGEIRISNFMLWQLAYSELWFTEVAWPDFNRELFYQAIMDYQQRSRRYGAV from the coding sequence ATGATCCAAACGCTGAAGCAATGGTTGACCGGTTATACGGAAGATACAAAACCCAAGGATGAAGATCGGTTGCATGCTTTGAAAAAGGGGCCTATTCCCCGGCATGTGGCCGTGATCATGGATGGGAACGGTCGTTGGGCCAAAAAGAGGGGACTTCCCCGCATCGCCGGTCACCGCGAAGGGATGAAAACTGTACGTGAAATTGTCCGTGCGGCGGACGACTTGGGCATCCAGTCTCTGACGCTTTACTCCTTTTCAACGGAGAACTGGAAACGACCCAAAGAAGAAGTGGAATACCTGATGAAACTGCCCGAAGAGTTTCTGAAAACCGATCTGGAAGATTTGAAAAGGCGAAACGTCCGTGTGAAGATGCTGGGCCAGGAGGAGGACTTGCCGCCGCATACGCAGCGGGCGATGCGTACGTTTCAGGAGGAGACGAAAGAGAACACGGGTCTTACACTCAATCTGGCGCTCAACTACGGTTCACGAACGGAAATCGTGATGGCATTGAAACGGATTATAGAAGACGTGGAAACGGGAAAGATGGATAAAGACGAGGTCGACGAACAAACGGTGGATCGATATTTGTACACGGCCGGGCAACCGGACCCGGATTTGATCATCCGTACCAGCGGGGAGATTCGGATCAGCAACTTCATGTTGTGGCAGCTGGCTTACAGCGAACTGTGGTTCACCGAAGTGGCGTGGCCTGATTTCAACCGCGAACTGTTTTATCAAGCGATCATGGATTATCAACAGCGCTCGCGTCGTTACGGGGCGGTATGA
- the frr gene encoding ribosome recycling factor, producing MLEPVKKQASDKMEKAIQVLKKDLAALRAGRATPALLDKVVVEYYGSEMPVNQLANISTPDPRTLVIQPWDKSALAEIERAIMKSDLGLTPSNDGNVIRINLPALTQERRAELVKVVKKTGEEAKVAIRNIRRDANDEIKKLEKNGDISEDESRRGQDEIQKLTDKFIQEADKVVAAKEKEIMEI from the coding sequence ATGCTGGAGCCGGTGAAAAAACAAGCATCCGATAAGATGGAGAAAGCGATTCAAGTGTTGAAGAAAGATTTGGCCGCTTTGCGTGCCGGCCGCGCGACACCGGCACTGCTCGATAAAGTGGTGGTCGAGTACTACGGCAGTGAAATGCCTGTGAACCAATTGGCCAACATCTCAACGCCGGATCCGCGCACGTTGGTGATTCAGCCGTGGGATAAATCCGCTCTGGCTGAAATTGAGCGTGCCATCATGAAATCAGATCTGGGGCTGACCCCGTCGAATGACGGCAATGTCATTCGCATCAACTTGCCGGCTTTGACCCAGGAACGGCGTGCCGAGCTGGTCAAGGTGGTCAAGAAGACGGGCGAAGAAGCCAAAGTGGCTATCCGAAACATTCGACGTGACGCCAACGATGAAATCAAGAAATTGGAGAAAAACGGCGACATCTCCGAGGATGAATCCCGCCGCGGGCAGGATGAGATTCAAAAACTGACCGACAAATTCATTCAGGAAGCGGACAAGGTTGTAGCGGCCAAAGAAAAAGAGATCATGGAAATCTGA
- the pyrH gene encoding UMP kinase, which produces MERPHYRRVVLKLSGEALAGQQGYGIDPKVITSIAQQIQEVVEMGVQVAVVVGGGNIWRGVAGSARGIDRATADYMGMLATVMNSLALQDSLEQLGVPTRVQTSIEMRQVAEPYIRRRAIRHLEKGRVVIFAAGTGNPYFSTDTTAALRAAEIEADVILMAKNKVDGVYSADPARNPDAVKYDELTFLDVLNQGLGVMDSTASSLCMDNDIPLIVFNIEKEGNIRRVILGEKIGTLVRGSI; this is translated from the coding sequence ATGGAGCGGCCCCATTATCGACGTGTCGTGTTAAAACTGAGCGGAGAAGCCCTGGCCGGTCAGCAAGGCTACGGGATCGATCCCAAGGTGATCACTTCCATCGCTCAACAAATCCAGGAAGTGGTCGAAATGGGCGTACAAGTAGCGGTGGTCGTCGGTGGCGGCAACATCTGGCGGGGTGTGGCCGGAAGCGCACGCGGCATCGACCGGGCGACGGCCGACTACATGGGCATGTTGGCTACGGTGATGAATTCTCTGGCGTTGCAAGATTCTTTGGAGCAACTGGGTGTCCCCACCCGGGTCCAAACCTCCATCGAGATGCGTCAAGTGGCGGAGCCCTACATCCGGCGACGCGCCATCCGGCATTTGGAAAAAGGACGGGTGGTCATTTTCGCCGCCGGAACCGGTAACCCCTATTTCTCTACGGACACCACGGCTGCTTTGCGCGCTGCTGAAATCGAGGCCGATGTCATCCTCATGGCCAAAAATAAGGTGGATGGTGTCTACTCCGCCGACCCGGCACGCAACCCGGATGCGGTCAAGTATGATGAACTCACCTTCCTCGACGTGCTTAACCAGGGTCTCGGCGTGATGGATTCGACGGCGTCTTCGCTTTGCATGGACAACGACATTCCTTTGATCGTATTTAATATTGAGAAAGAAGGCAACATTCGACGGGTCATTCTCGGAGAAAAAATCGGAACACTGGTGAGGGGGAGTATCTGA
- the tsf gene encoding translation elongation factor Ts, with protein sequence MAISAAQVKELREKTGAGMMDCKKALQEANGDMDKAVEILREKGLAAAEKKAGRIAAEGLVESYIHAGGRIGVLVEVNCETDFVAKNAEFQAFVKDIAMQIAAMAPKYVRREEVPAEEVEKEREILRTQALNEGKPEHIVDKMVAGRLEKYFQQVCLLEQPFIKDGDKTIDQLVKEQIARIGENISIRRFVRYELGEGLEKREDNFVEEVMAQMKK encoded by the coding sequence ATGGCCATTAGCGCGGCTCAAGTAAAAGAATTGCGGGAAAAAACGGGCGCCGGCATGATGGATTGCAAAAAGGCCCTGCAAGAAGCGAACGGTGACATGGACAAAGCAGTAGAAATCCTGCGCGAGAAAGGACTGGCTGCTGCCGAGAAAAAAGCAGGCCGAATCGCTGCCGAAGGGCTTGTGGAATCCTACATACACGCAGGCGGACGAATCGGCGTGTTGGTAGAAGTGAACTGCGAAACCGACTTCGTGGCGAAAAACGCCGAATTCCAAGCGTTTGTGAAGGACATCGCGATGCAGATCGCTGCGATGGCGCCGAAGTACGTGCGTCGTGAGGAAGTGCCCGCCGAAGAGGTGGAAAAGGAGCGCGAAATCCTGCGTACTCAAGCTTTGAACGAAGGCAAGCCCGAACACATCGTGGACAAAATGGTGGCGGGTCGACTGGAGAAATACTTCCAACAAGTATGTTTGTTGGAACAGCCGTTCATCAAAGACGGCGACAAAACGATCGATCAGTTGGTGAAAGAGCAAATCGCCCGGATCGGGGAAAACATCTCCATTCGTCGTTTTGTACGTTACGAGCTGGGTGAAGGGCTGGAAAAACGCGAAGACAACTTCGTTGAAGAAGTCATGGCTCAAATGAAGAAGTGA
- the rpsB gene encoding 30S ribosomal protein S2 yields MAVVSMKQLLEAGVHFGHQTRRWNPKMAKYIFTERNGIYIIDLQKTVKMMEEAYNFVRELAAQGGNLLFVGTKKQAQDAVREEAERCGMFYVNHRWLGGTLTNFQTIRKRIERLHQLEEMEQDGTFDVLPKKEVVLLRKEKARLEKFLGGIKQMKKLPDAVFIIDPRKERIAVAEARKLNIPIVAIVDTNCDPDEVDYVIPGNDDAIRAVRLFTSKMADAVLEGKQGEQSAS; encoded by the coding sequence GTGGCTGTCGTTTCGATGAAACAATTGCTGGAAGCCGGTGTTCACTTCGGACACCAAACGCGTCGTTGGAACCCGAAAATGGCGAAATACATCTTCACGGAACGGAACGGGATCTACATCATCGATCTGCAAAAAACCGTGAAGATGATGGAAGAAGCCTACAACTTCGTCCGCGAGCTGGCCGCACAAGGCGGCAACCTCTTGTTTGTGGGGACCAAGAAGCAAGCGCAGGACGCAGTGCGGGAAGAAGCGGAACGCTGCGGCATGTTCTATGTCAACCATCGTTGGCTGGGCGGTACCCTGACCAACTTCCAAACGATCCGCAAACGGATCGAGCGTCTGCACCAGCTGGAGGAAATGGAGCAAGACGGCACCTTTGACGTCCTGCCGAAAAAAGAAGTGGTGTTGCTGCGCAAAGAAAAGGCACGCCTGGAAAAATTCCTGGGCGGCATCAAGCAGATGAAAAAACTGCCGGATGCGGTATTCATCATCGATCCGCGCAAAGAACGGATCGCTGTGGCTGAAGCGCGCAAGCTGAACATCCCGATCGTGGCGATCGTGGATACCAACTGCGATCCGGACGAAGTGGATTACGTGATTCCGGGTAACGATGATGCCATCCGCGCTGTGCGGTTGTTCACCTCCAAAATGGCCGATGCCGTGTTGGAAGGGAAACAAGGCGAGCAAAGTGCTTCGTAA
- the codY gene encoding GTP-sensing pleiotropic transcriptional regulator CodY, translating to MDLLTKARQINRLLQRTGGQAVSFMEMAEVLRDVIVANVYVVSRKGKILGYGIAQEYAVDEMNHVVLRDRRLPEEYNRLLKQVKETSPNLDETSEYSFTKQLGGMFEHRYTTVVPIIGGGDRLGTLLLTRFDAPFVDDDLVLAEYGATVVGMEILREKAEQAEEEARSRAVVQLAIHSLSYSELEAVEHIFEELDGTEGLLVASKVADRVGITRSVIVNALRKLESAGVVESRSLGMKGTYIKVLNERLLVELAKLKEV from the coding sequence ATGGATTTGCTGACCAAAGCCCGCCAGATCAACCGACTGTTACAGCGTACGGGCGGGCAGGCTGTGAGTTTCATGGAGATGGCCGAAGTATTGCGGGACGTCATCGTGGCCAACGTGTACGTGGTCAGTCGCAAGGGAAAAATTTTGGGCTACGGCATTGCTCAGGAATATGCGGTGGATGAAATGAATCATGTCGTGTTGCGTGATCGGCGCCTGCCGGAGGAATATAACCGGCTGTTGAAGCAGGTGAAGGAGACGTCCCCCAACTTGGACGAAACGAGTGAATACAGTTTCACGAAACAACTGGGTGGGATGTTTGAACACCGCTATACGACGGTGGTGCCGATCATCGGAGGCGGTGATCGGTTGGGAACGCTTTTGCTCACCCGGTTTGACGCGCCGTTTGTCGACGATGATCTCGTTCTGGCGGAATACGGTGCGACAGTGGTCGGGATGGAAATTTTGCGCGAAAAGGCGGAACAGGCAGAAGAGGAAGCCCGCTCCCGCGCGGTGGTCCAATTGGCGATCCACTCGCTTTCGTATAGCGAGTTGGAAGCAGTGGAACACATTTTCGAGGAGCTGGACGGGACGGAGGGTCTGTTGGTGGCCAGCAAAGTGGCCGACCGTGTCGGCATCACCCGTTCTGTCATCGTCAACGCCTTGCGCAAACTGGAGAGCGCCGGTGTGGTCGAATCACGGTCGTTGGGGATGAAAGGAACATATATCAAGGTATTGAATGAAAGATTGTTGGTTGAATTGGCAAAACTGAAGGAAGTATGA
- the hslU gene encoding ATP-dependent protease ATPase subunit HslU — translation MPQANRKREQLTPRQIVEELDKHIVGQKEAKRAVAIALRNRYRRSLLPDEMKDEVVPKNILMIGPTGVGKTEIARRLAKLVGAPFVKVEATKFTEVGYVGRDVESMVRDLVETAIRMVKAEKIEEVKERAEELAEDRIVEILVPSRKPGAGFKNPLEALFQSATSPRMDDVDDAERGRIAEKRRQVREKLIRGELEDQVIEIEVEDSSLPMMDMFAGSGVEQMGINMQEMLGQFLPKRTKKRRLPIREARKVLIQEEGQKLIDMDQVIQESLERVEQSGIIFIDEVDKIAGKDRGTGPDVSREGVQRDILPIVEGSTVMTKYGPVKTDHILFIAAGAFHTAKPSDLIPELQGRFPIRVELNDLTADDFVRILTEPKNALLKQYAALLETEGIKVKFTDAAIREIAELAAKVNKETENIGARRLHTVLECLLEELSFEAPDIHLKEIVITPKYVQDRLAKIVQNRDLSQYIL, via the coding sequence ATGCCGCAAGCCAATCGCAAACGGGAACAGCTGACGCCGCGCCAAATCGTGGAGGAACTGGATAAACACATCGTCGGTCAGAAAGAGGCCAAACGAGCGGTGGCGATTGCCCTGCGCAACCGTTATCGCCGCAGCTTGTTGCCGGATGAGATGAAAGACGAGGTGGTGCCGAAAAACATCTTGATGATCGGACCCACCGGCGTCGGAAAAACGGAAATCGCTCGTCGTCTGGCAAAATTGGTGGGTGCACCGTTCGTCAAGGTGGAGGCGACCAAATTCACCGAAGTGGGATATGTAGGTCGGGACGTTGAGTCGATGGTGCGCGACTTGGTGGAAACGGCCATTCGTATGGTGAAGGCGGAAAAAATCGAAGAAGTGAAGGAACGCGCCGAAGAGCTGGCCGAGGATCGCATCGTCGAAATCCTGGTGCCGTCACGCAAACCGGGAGCGGGATTCAAAAATCCATTGGAAGCGTTGTTCCAATCCGCCACTTCCCCCCGGATGGATGACGTGGATGATGCCGAACGTGGCCGCATCGCGGAAAAGCGTCGTCAAGTGCGGGAAAAATTGATCCGCGGCGAGTTGGAAGACCAAGTGATCGAGATTGAAGTGGAAGATAGCTCCTTGCCGATGATGGATATGTTTGCCGGCTCGGGCGTGGAGCAGATGGGGATCAACATGCAGGAGATGCTGGGACAGTTTTTGCCCAAACGAACGAAGAAGCGGCGTTTACCCATACGTGAGGCGCGAAAGGTGTTGATCCAAGAGGAAGGGCAAAAACTGATCGACATGGATCAGGTGATACAGGAATCCCTGGAACGGGTAGAACAATCCGGGATCATCTTCATCGACGAGGTGGACAAAATCGCCGGAAAGGATCGTGGCACAGGGCCGGATGTCTCCCGCGAGGGAGTGCAGCGGGACATATTGCCGATTGTCGAGGGTTCCACGGTGATGACCAAATACGGACCGGTCAAGACGGACCATATATTGTTCATCGCCGCGGGTGCGTTTCACACGGCCAAACCGTCCGATCTCATCCCGGAATTGCAGGGGCGTTTTCCCATTCGCGTGGAGCTGAACGATTTGACGGCGGACGATTTCGTTCGGATCTTGACCGAGCCCAAAAATGCGCTTCTCAAACAATACGCCGCCCTGCTGGAAACTGAGGGGATCAAGGTGAAGTTCACCGATGCAGCGATTCGCGAGATTGCCGAGTTGGCCGCCAAAGTAAATAAAGAGACGGAAAACATCGGGGCTCGCCGGCTGCACACCGTGTTGGAGTGTTTGTTGGAAGAACTCTCGTTTGAGGCTCCGGACATCCATTTGAAAGAAATCGTGATCACACCGAAATATGTGCAGGATCGCCTGGCGAAGATCGTTCAAAACAGGGATTTGAGTCAATACATTTTGTAG